From the genome of Caretta caretta isolate rCarCar2 chromosome 27, rCarCar1.hap1, whole genome shotgun sequence, one region includes:
- the LOC125631811 gene encoding non-structural maintenance of chromosomes element 3 homolog isoform X2: MAQKRRSKGPGPAQGEDAAADEDSGPTQGASQVQRSLERLSPAQVDQKVSELVQYLLVKDQKKIPIKRADILKNVIKDYKSVYSEIIKRAGRNLQQVFGMQLVEIDAKNHIYILVSNLPRLEGENLKQDDCTAKLGLLTVILSFLFMKGNAAKESAVWEMLRRLRVDPGYLEYNRIPHTDPPEFEFQWGARAARETSKMQILRFVAKIQSKDPKAWSTQYNEAAAEEAAVGGLSQDTSTPEDTGGASQGARRRNW, encoded by the exons ATGGCGCAGAAGAGGCGCAGTAAGGGGCCGGGCCCCGCCCAG GGGGAAGACGCGGCCGCGGACGAGGACTCTGGGCCGACCCAGGGCGCCAGCCAGGTGCAGCGGAGCTTGGAGAGACTCTCGCCGGCTCAAGTGGATCAGAAG GTGAGCGAATTGGTGCAATACCTGCTGGTCAAGGATCAGAAGAAAATCCCCATCAAACGGGCAG ATATCCTGAAGAATGTCATCAAAGACTACAAAAGCGTCTATTCTGAGATCATTAAGAGAGCCGGCAGGAACCTCCAGCAG GTTTTTGggatgcagctggtggagataGATGCCAAGAATCACATCTACATCCTGGTCAGCAACCTGCCACGCCTGGAAGGGGAGAACTTGAAACA GGATGATTGCACAGCAAAGCTGGGCCTCCTCACTGTCATCCTCAGCTTCCTCTTCATGAAGGGCAATGCTGCCAAAGAAT CTGCTGTGTGGGAGATGTTGAGGAGACTGCGAGTTGACCCTGG GTACCTGGAATACAACCGCATACCCCACACAGATCCACCCGAGTTTGAGTTCCAGTGGGGGGCACGGGCTGCCAGGGAGACCTCCAAGATGCAGATCCTGCGCTTTGTCGCCAAG ATCCAGAGCAAGGATCCCAAGGCCTGGAGCACCCAGTACAATGAGGCGGCAGCTGAGGAGGCAGCTGTGGGTGGCCTGTCCCAAGATACTAGCACCCCTGAAGATACTGGTGGGGCCAGCCAGGGGGCACGGAGGAGGAACTGGTGA
- the LOC125631811 gene encoding non-structural maintenance of chromosomes element 3 homolog isoform X3: MAQKRRSKGPGPAQVSELVQYLLVKDQKKIPIKRADILKNVIKDYKSVYSEIIKRAGRNLQQVFGMQLVEIDAKNHIYILVSNLPRLEGENLKQDDCTAKLGLLTVILSFLFMKGNAAKESAVWEMLRRLRVDPGVRHEVFGDVKKLVTEEFVRQKYLEYNRIPHTDPPEFEFQWGARAARETSKMQILRFVAKIQSKDPKAWSTQYNEAAAEEAAVGGLSQDTSTPEDTGGASQGARRRNW, from the exons ATGGCGCAGAAGAGGCGCAGTAAGGGGCCGGGCCCCGCCCAG GTGAGCGAATTGGTGCAATACCTGCTGGTCAAGGATCAGAAGAAAATCCCCATCAAACGGGCAG ATATCCTGAAGAATGTCATCAAAGACTACAAAAGCGTCTATTCTGAGATCATTAAGAGAGCCGGCAGGAACCTCCAGCAG GTTTTTGggatgcagctggtggagataGATGCCAAGAATCACATCTACATCCTGGTCAGCAACCTGCCACGCCTGGAAGGGGAGAACTTGAAACA GGATGATTGCACAGCAAAGCTGGGCCTCCTCACTGTCATCCTCAGCTTCCTCTTCATGAAGGGCAATGCTGCCAAAGAAT CTGCTGTGTGGGAGATGTTGAGGAGACTGCGAGTTGACCCTGG AGTGAGACACGAGGTTTTTGGGGATGTCAAGAAGTTGGTGACTGAGGAATTTGTCCGCCAAAA GTACCTGGAATACAACCGCATACCCCACACAGATCCACCCGAGTTTGAGTTCCAGTGGGGGGCACGGGCTGCCAGGGAGACCTCCAAGATGCAGATCCTGCGCTTTGTCGCCAAG ATCCAGAGCAAGGATCCCAAGGCCTGGAGCACCCAGTACAATGAGGCGGCAGCTGAGGAGGCAGCTGTGGGTGGCCTGTCCCAAGATACTAGCACCCCTGAAGATACTGGTGGGGCCAGCCAGGGGGCACGGAGGAGGAACTGGTGA
- the LOC125631811 gene encoding non-structural maintenance of chromosomes element 3 homolog isoform X1 → MAQKRRSKGPGPAQGEDAAADEDSGPTQGASQVQRSLERLSPAQVDQKVSELVQYLLVKDQKKIPIKRADILKNVIKDYKSVYSEIIKRAGRNLQQVFGMQLVEIDAKNHIYILVSNLPRLEGENLKQDDCTAKLGLLTVILSFLFMKGNAAKESAVWEMLRRLRVDPGVRHEVFGDVKKLVTEEFVRQKYLEYNRIPHTDPPEFEFQWGARAARETSKMQILRFVAKIQSKDPKAWSTQYNEAAAEEAAVGGLSQDTSTPEDTGGASQGARRRNW, encoded by the exons ATGGCGCAGAAGAGGCGCAGTAAGGGGCCGGGCCCCGCCCAG GGGGAAGACGCGGCCGCGGACGAGGACTCTGGGCCGACCCAGGGCGCCAGCCAGGTGCAGCGGAGCTTGGAGAGACTCTCGCCGGCTCAAGTGGATCAGAAG GTGAGCGAATTGGTGCAATACCTGCTGGTCAAGGATCAGAAGAAAATCCCCATCAAACGGGCAG ATATCCTGAAGAATGTCATCAAAGACTACAAAAGCGTCTATTCTGAGATCATTAAGAGAGCCGGCAGGAACCTCCAGCAG GTTTTTGggatgcagctggtggagataGATGCCAAGAATCACATCTACATCCTGGTCAGCAACCTGCCACGCCTGGAAGGGGAGAACTTGAAACA GGATGATTGCACAGCAAAGCTGGGCCTCCTCACTGTCATCCTCAGCTTCCTCTTCATGAAGGGCAATGCTGCCAAAGAAT CTGCTGTGTGGGAGATGTTGAGGAGACTGCGAGTTGACCCTGG AGTGAGACACGAGGTTTTTGGGGATGTCAAGAAGTTGGTGACTGAGGAATTTGTCCGCCAAAA GTACCTGGAATACAACCGCATACCCCACACAGATCCACCCGAGTTTGAGTTCCAGTGGGGGGCACGGGCTGCCAGGGAGACCTCCAAGATGCAGATCCTGCGCTTTGTCGCCAAG ATCCAGAGCAAGGATCCCAAGGCCTGGAGCACCCAGTACAATGAGGCGGCAGCTGAGGAGGCAGCTGTGGGTGGCCTGTCCCAAGATACTAGCACCCCTGAAGATACTGGTGGGGCCAGCCAGGGGGCACGGAGGAGGAACTGGTGA